In Thermomonas carbonis, a single genomic region encodes these proteins:
- a CDS encoding glycine cleavage system protein R, giving the protein MRRIPPAPPAPPTPSAPDAPLTDISARPAPNENHLLINAYTTHPQSPLLAVTRRISDSGCNLVDTRLATVGRDVSVTALATGSWDAVAKLETMLAKLEREEGLKLIWYRTGPKPVQSSLLPYVVEVIASDKPGILFQLADFFDQQGITIESLHCSRYRAMQTGADMFSAQLTIGIPADMHIAALRDDFLEFCDHLNLDAIMDPMKY; this is encoded by the coding sequence ATGCGTCGCATCCCACCCGCGCCTCCCGCGCCGCCCACCCCATCCGCTCCGGACGCTCCCTTGACCGATATCTCTGCCCGCCCGGCGCCGAACGAAAACCACCTGCTGATCAACGCGTACACCACGCATCCGCAGTCGCCCCTGCTGGCGGTCACCCGGCGCATCTCGGATTCCGGCTGCAACCTGGTCGACACGCGCCTGGCCACGGTCGGCCGCGATGTCTCGGTGACCGCGCTCGCCACCGGCTCGTGGGATGCGGTGGCCAAGCTCGAGACCATGCTGGCGAAGCTGGAGCGCGAGGAAGGCCTGAAGCTGATCTGGTACCGCACCGGGCCCAAGCCCGTGCAGTCCAGCCTGCTGCCGTACGTGGTCGAGGTGATCGCCTCGGACAAACCCGGCATCCTGTTCCAGCTGGCCGACTTCTTCGACCAACAGGGCATCACCATCGAAAGCCTGCACTGTTCGCGCTACCGGGCGATGCAGACCGGTGCCGACATGTTCTCGGCGCAACTGACCATCGGGATCCCGGCCGACATGCACATCGCCGCGCTGCGCGACGACTTCCTCGAGTTCTGCGACCACCTGAACCTCGACGCCATCATGGATCCAATGAAGTACTGA
- a CDS encoding peroxiredoxin, whose amino-acid sequence MLDTGDRVPDLPLSLTGDQPASLGDYAGKWLVLYFYPKDSTPACTTEGQDFNALLPAFKRAGAVVLGVSKDSLKSHQNFCAKQGFKFDLVSDADETVCNAFGVIQPKKLYGREYIGIVRSTFLIDPAGVIRQTWQPVKVPGHAQAVLDALKAANAK is encoded by the coding sequence ATGCTCGATACCGGCGACCGCGTCCCCGACCTCCCGCTCTCGCTCACCGGCGACCAGCCGGCCTCGCTTGGCGATTACGCCGGCAAGTGGCTGGTGTTGTACTTCTACCCGAAAGACTCGACGCCGGCCTGCACCACCGAAGGCCAGGACTTCAATGCGCTGTTGCCCGCATTCAAGCGTGCGGGCGCCGTGGTGCTCGGCGTTTCGAAGGATTCGCTGAAGTCGCATCAGAATTTCTGTGCGAAGCAGGGCTTCAAGTTCGACCTGGTGAGCGATGCCGACGAAACCGTCTGCAACGCGTTCGGCGTGATCCAGCCGAAGAAACTCTACGGCCGCGAGTACATCGGCATCGTCCGCAGCACCTTCCTGATCGATCCCGCTGGCGTCATCCGTCAGACATGGCAACCGGTGAAAGTCCCGGGTCACGCGCAAGCCGTGCTTGACGCGTTGAAGGCCGCAAACGCCAAGTGA